The Podospora bellae-mahoneyi strain CBS 112042 chromosome 7, whole genome shotgun sequence genomic sequence TTCAacttcgccttctcctccctcttcgccagcttcttctccgccaacACCGCGTGAAGGTCCACCAGCCTCTCCTGGTTGGCGATCATCTTTTCCAAGTCCTCGTTTGTCCAATCATCCTCCGGCAAGCCAAGAACATGCTCGACGTTGTCTGGCCAGCTCTCGGCAAAGTGGTGATCGAGCTCGTTGGCCCAGAACACGCGGACTTTGTGAAGTACCGGGACCGGTTCCTCCAGTGGTTGTAGCTCCTGGATCTGCTTCTTAACCTCCTCGATCTGCTTCTTCACCTTTGCGATATTTTTAGTTTCTTTCACctccatatcctccccccccgccctcccctcccctccccccccctccccctcctcctctgtaACATCCTTCACCTTCCTTTGCACCTCTCTCTGCGTATCCTCCAACTTCATCTTgttctcctccaactcctccaactccttctccaactcttttctttttttcataTCATCACTaatcttctccctccactccctAATCTCCTCAAAATTCCTTGCAACCTtgttccccttcccccccacccccgagcaCAAACGCCATATCCGCCACAGTATTCCCCTTCTGATCattcaactccctccccctctccttcttggtcaagttcaacaacctcttcgcctcctcccccccatcatcccactcCAGCTCgtgcctcttcttcagctccacCAGCTTCTGATAAACCGACAGGCccgcctgcccctccccctcaggGAACTGAATCGTAGCCATAGGCCTCCAATAATCCTTGCGGATCTTGATCAGAGTGTTCTTTTTGCCCGTGAACTGGACCTGTCTCAAGGATTTATTCGCCTACTCCAAGTTAGcattccaccccttcctttGCACCCACCCCTCCGGAGAAACTCACCCTCAGCTCCCTCGACGTGCTCCAGAGCACATGATTCGCCTGGATGTGATTCCACAAAtacaacctctcccccagcaccttcgcctccttcatcttcctctccatctccctctccctctccgcaaTCGcgtccgccttcttcttcgcaTTCATCTGCAGGTGAATAGCGCTCTTTGTCGTCTttgtcctcaccaccagccccaaccccggACCCAGTCGCCTcggcgccaccaccgccgtggTTGGCCGTCTGGCAATCATAACACTCGCCAGACCGACTGGCCGGGTGACCATGGCAGCCAGTAATGGCCGGGACGCCGCCGCTGTGCGAAGGGAGTTCATACCTAcccttcttcctttccctttcctcaGCCAAATATAGTAACCCCTCCTCGTAAGAGTGGTTCGGGTGGTTTGCCGCAAGCCTTCcccgtgtgtgtgtgtgtgttcgTTGACTCCGGAcacaggaaagaaaaaatagCGATCGATCGCgcggcgaagaaggaaaggCGAGTTCGTCGGctcgaaagaaaaaggtggtgGTTCGTCTCGTCGTTGCAGCAAGCCGGCCGCGGGAACACACACGAGCTCCAGAACTTTTTTGGAGGTCTTCAACTGGCGCTCCAACTGGCTGGAATTGTGGGGTTTGCCAAGATATTACTTCCTtctaaccctaaccctgatatgttgccccccttttttgtcTATCACTGTTGAACATGCA encodes the following:
- a CDS encoding hypothetical protein (EggNog:ENOG503P4VN; COG:S) encodes the protein MNSLRTAAASRPLLAAMVTRPVGLASVMIARRPTTAVVAPRRLGPGLGLVVRTKTTKSAIHLQMNAKKKADAIAEREREMERKMKEAKVLGERLYLWNHIQANHVLWSTSRELRANKSLRQVQFTGKKNTLIKIRKDYWRPMATIQFPEGEGQAGLSVYQKLVELKKRHELEWDDGGEEAKRLLNLTKKERGRELNDQKGNTVADMANFEEIREWREKISDDMKKRKELEKELEELEENKMKLEDTQREVQRKVKDVTEEEGEGGGGEGRAGGEDMEVKETKNIAKVKKQIEEVKKQIQELQPLEEPVPVLHKVRVFWANELDHHFAESWPDNVEHVLGLPEDDWTNEDLEKMIANQERLVDLHAVLAEKKLAKREEKAKLKEQRAAKKAKKMQPFLPTPEGETGWKSRPRAPKPFTGKAPKWAKEGL